In Deltaproteobacteria bacterium GWC2_55_46, a single window of DNA contains:
- a CDS encoding uroporphyrinogen-III C-methyltransferase codes for MTGKVYLVGAGPGDPGLLTIKGLEALKEADCVIYDFLANSRLLEYGKAGAETIYVGKKGGLKTLEQEDINKLIIKKAKKGATVVRLKGGDPFIFGRGGEEAEELALQGIEFEIVPGVTSAIAAPAYAGIPLTHRDLASSVTFITGQESPLKERTNIAWDRLSTRRGTLVFLMGWKSLPLITGKLLENGWAPSTPVALIRWGTMTKQVSLAGRLDNIVSLARARGLKPPVVTVVGDVVGLKKKLDWFESKPLFGKRVLVTRALEQAGDFTSILEKEGAEPIAFPTIKTTPPPSWKPLDSAVKKLSSYDWAIFTSVNGVKYFFERLYKLGYDIRELKGVKICAIGPMTARAVERLGIRVDLTPKEFKAEGLLESLGKRSIKGKRFLLARAMKAREILPEEIKRLGGRIDVVPSYKTVKPAKEAGELKKLLLSGGVDIVTFTSSSTVTNFVAMFNKKELPALIKGCKVACIGPITADTAKKYGIGVDIMPKDYTIPALTKAMADYFSSKKGKNPVERNPK; via the coding sequence ATGACTGGCAAGGTATATCTCGTAGGGGCGGGCCCCGGTGACCCCGGGCTCCTTACAATCAAAGGGCTTGAGGCCTTGAAGGAAGCAGACTGCGTCATATACGACTTTCTCGCGAACTCGCGCCTCCTTGAGTACGGAAAGGCCGGGGCCGAGACCATCTACGTCGGCAAAAAGGGCGGCTTGAAGACCCTTGAGCAGGAAGATATAAACAAGCTCATCATAAAAAAGGCCAAAAAGGGCGCAACCGTCGTAAGGCTCAAGGGCGGAGACCCCTTTATCTTCGGAAGGGGCGGCGAAGAGGCAGAGGAGCTCGCTCTCCAGGGCATAGAGTTTGAGATAGTCCCTGGCGTCACTTCAGCCATCGCGGCACCGGCATACGCGGGGATACCGCTTACCCACAGGGATCTGGCCTCATCGGTTACCTTCATAACGGGGCAGGAAAGCCCCCTTAAAGAGAGGACGAACATAGCCTGGGACAGGCTCTCCACCAGGAGGGGGACCCTCGTATTCCTCATGGGCTGGAAGAGCCTGCCGCTTATTACCGGGAAGCTCCTTGAGAACGGCTGGGCGCCTTCGACCCCTGTGGCGCTCATACGTTGGGGGACCATGACAAAGCAGGTCTCTTTGGCCGGAAGGCTCGATAACATCGTAAGCCTTGCCAGGGCAAGGGGGCTTAAGCCCCCGGTCGTGACCGTCGTGGGCGACGTCGTCGGCCTTAAAAAGAAGCTCGACTGGTTCGAGAGCAAGCCGCTTTTCGGCAAACGAGTGCTCGTTACCAGGGCCCTTGAGCAGGCCGGGGATTTCACCTCGATACTGGAGAAAGAGGGCGCAGAGCCCATAGCCTTCCCCACGATAAAGACCACACCCCCGCCCAGCTGGAAGCCGTTGGATAGCGCCGTCAAAAAGCTATCATCTTATGACTGGGCCATATTCACGAGCGTAAACGGGGTAAAATACTTCTTCGAAAGGCTCTACAAGCTCGGCTATGACATACGGGAGCTTAAGGGTGTCAAGATCTGCGCCATTGGCCCCATGACCGCCAGAGCGGTTGAACGGCTCGGCATAAGGGTAGACCTTACCCCAAAGGAATTTAAGGCAGAGGGGCTCCTTGAATCGCTTGGCAAAAGGAGCATAAAAGGGAAGAGGTTCCTCCTTGCGAGGGCGATGAAGGCGAGGGAGATACTCCCGGAAGAGATAAAAAGGCTCGGCGGCAGGATAGACGTGGTGCCATCGTATAAGACGGTAAAGCCCGCGAAAGAGGCGGGGGAATTAAAAAAACTCCTCCTTTCGGGCGGGGTCGACATCGTGACCTTCACCTCTTCATCGACTGTTACGAACTTCGTTGCCATGTTCAACAAAAAGGAGCTGCCAGCGCTCATCAAGGGCTGCAAGGTCGCCTGCATTGGCCCCATAACCGCCGATACGGCTAAAAAATACGGCATAGGCGTTGACATCATGCCGAAAGACTACACGATACCTGCCCTTACAAAGGCCATGGCCGATTATTTCTCTTCAAAAAAGGGCAAAAATCCCGTTGAGAGGAACCCAAAATGA
- a CDS encoding riboflavin biosynthesis protein RibF has protein sequence MRIFRDPGKLGKIKKKTVVTLGNFDGVHLGHRKIIGKVRERAGRLGCLSAVYTFEPHPLKVVAPLRSPPLIIDTAKKAELVGALGIDYMVIARFTKEFASKHPREFVEEEIKPLGAVEVWVGHDFSFGRGKAGTVDYLKKLGSELGFSVHVISAYMLGGEVVSSSRIRRLVSEGKVGEAARLLGCPFSIKGRVVRGKAIGKEIGFPTANLFVESELVPAGGVYAAFATVGGRRLKAVLNIGTAPTFGGKKRCVEVHILGFRDDIYGKKVEVEFIRRLRGERAFASREALVRQIRKDAARGERILSRTVK, from the coding sequence ATGCGTATCTTTCGTGACCCGGGCAAACTCGGGAAGATCAAGAAGAAGACCGTCGTTACCCTTGGCAACTTCGACGGCGTGCACCTTGGGCACAGGAAGATAATCGGCAAGGTGAGGGAGAGGGCCGGGAGGCTCGGTTGCCTCTCTGCCGTATATACCTTCGAGCCGCACCCCCTCAAGGTAGTCGCGCCTCTTAGAAGCCCGCCCCTTATAATAGATACCGCGAAAAAGGCGGAGCTGGTGGGGGCGCTCGGCATCGATTATATGGTCATCGCCAGGTTCACGAAGGAGTTTGCCTCAAAGCACCCCAGGGAATTTGTCGAGGAGGAGATAAAGCCGCTCGGCGCGGTAGAGGTCTGGGTCGGCCATGACTTCTCCTTCGGCAGGGGCAAGGCCGGGACCGTCGACTATTTAAAGAAGCTCGGAAGCGAGCTGGGCTTCAGCGTCCACGTCATATCCGCCTACATGCTGGGCGGCGAGGTCGTCAGCTCTTCCCGCATACGCCGTCTTGTAAGCGAGGGCAAGGTCGGAGAAGCGGCAAGGCTCCTCGGCTGCCCGTTTTCGATAAAAGGCAGGGTGGTGAGGGGAAAGGCGATAGGAAAGGAGATAGGCTTTCCTACGGCGAACCTTTTTGTGGAAAGCGAGCTCGTTCCAGCTGGCGGGGTCTACGCCGCCTTCGCCACCGTTGGCGGCAGGAGGCTCAAGGCGGTCCTCAACATAGGCACGGCCCCTACATTCGGCGGCAAGAAGAGGTGTGTAGAGGTACACATACTCGGGTTCAGGGACGATATATATGGTAAAAAGGTCGAGGTGGAGTTCATAAGAAGGCTCAGGGGCGAGCGCGCCTTCGCGTCAAGGGAGGCCCTCGTTCGACAGATAAGGAAAGACGCCGCCAGGGGCGAAAGAATACTTTCAAGGACCGTTAAATGA
- a CDS encoding ribonuclease R: MSPDRPVREEELKKKVLAFMEGEAPGPLTFRELVHAFGVARDGRDSFRRAVKAMVADGLLIKTRGGKYGLPAKMNLVNGELVCHPDGYGFVVPEGRKGREGDIFISNRRLAGAMHGDTVVARVDGIKSGGRREGSIIRIVARARKTIVGRFELGRGFGVVIPSDQRLINEFIIPPKEAKGVEAGKIVSVEITSWPARNMAGTGRVLEVLGDPDDPDVEADVILRKYGLPNRFPADVMAEVGPVPAVVTEEELGGRLDLRERTTFTIDGETAKDFDDAVSIEKTPRGYRLWVSIADVGYYVKEGSAIDREAYARGTSVYFPDRAIPMLPEALSNGICSLNPKVDRLTMTAEIEFDSAGNPVKKRFYESVIRSVERMTYTNVKKLIMDEDPVLAGRYARILPDLKLMAELAGKLMKRRSEEGSIDFDLPEPQIIIDIEGRVEDIVRSERNIAHRLIEEFMLSANRAVAEEFSSRALPFIYRIHDEPSEDSIADFKDFAGSFGLRFEYDGPKSFQSVLKKAEGRPEEKLINHVLLRSMRQAVYSEENVGHFGLAFEDYTHFTSPIRRYPDLVVHRLLKLLLKKRYSPEVRDTMEAALPEVASHTSARERKAMEAEREIADLKKCQFMKDKVGEVYEGLISGVTSFGFFVELKDYFVEGLVHVSMLSDDYYIFDEKRHTLTGERTRKVYRLADEVRVKVNGVDLERRRVDLALDVKEPAKARKKGRR, from the coding sequence ATGAGTCCTGACAGGCCTGTCCGGGAAGAAGAGCTTAAAAAAAAGGTGCTCGCCTTCATGGAAGGGGAGGCCCCTGGCCCCCTGACCTTCAGGGAGCTCGTCCATGCCTTCGGTGTCGCGCGTGACGGGAGGGATTCTTTCAGGCGCGCTGTAAAGGCGATGGTCGCCGATGGGCTCCTCATAAAGACCAGGGGCGGCAAGTACGGCCTGCCCGCGAAGATGAACCTCGTGAACGGAGAGCTGGTCTGCCACCCTGACGGCTACGGCTTCGTCGTGCCTGAGGGCCGCAAAGGCAGGGAAGGCGACATCTTCATCAGCAACCGCAGGCTTGCCGGAGCGATGCACGGCGACACCGTTGTCGCCAGGGTAGACGGTATTAAATCCGGCGGCAGGCGTGAGGGCTCGATAATAAGGATAGTCGCGAGAGCGCGGAAAACCATTGTCGGCAGGTTCGAATTGGGCAGGGGCTTCGGGGTGGTGATACCCTCTGACCAGAGGTTGATAAACGAGTTCATAATACCGCCGAAAGAGGCCAAAGGCGTAGAGGCTGGAAAGATAGTATCGGTGGAGATAACCAGCTGGCCCGCCAGGAACATGGCTGGCACCGGAAGGGTACTGGAAGTGCTCGGCGACCCTGACGACCCGGACGTCGAGGCTGACGTGATACTCCGTAAATACGGCCTGCCGAACAGGTTCCCGGCCGATGTCATGGCTGAGGTAGGCCCTGTCCCCGCGGTGGTAACCGAGGAAGAGCTCGGCGGCAGGCTTGACCTGAGGGAACGGACGACCTTCACCATAGACGGCGAGACCGCCAAGGACTTTGACGATGCCGTTTCCATCGAGAAGACCCCCAGGGGGTACAGGCTCTGGGTGTCGATAGCCGACGTGGGCTACTATGTGAAGGAAGGCTCGGCGATAGACCGGGAGGCGTACGCGAGGGGCACGAGCGTCTACTTCCCTGACAGGGCCATCCCCATGCTCCCCGAGGCGCTCTCCAACGGGATATGTAGCCTTAACCCAAAGGTCGACAGGCTCACCATGACCGCGGAGATAGAGTTTGACTCCGCCGGCAATCCAGTAAAGAAAAGGTTCTACGAGAGCGTCATCCGGAGTGTCGAGAGGATGACCTATACGAACGTCAAAAAGCTCATAATGGACGAGGACCCGGTACTTGCCGGGAGGTACGCACGGATACTCCCTGACCTCAAGCTCATGGCGGAGCTTGCTGGAAAGCTCATGAAGAGGAGGTCGGAGGAGGGCTCTATCGACTTCGACCTGCCTGAGCCGCAGATAATAATAGATATCGAGGGCAGGGTCGAGGACATCGTAAGGTCAGAGAGGAATATAGCGCACAGGCTCATCGAGGAGTTCATGCTCTCGGCCAACAGGGCCGTTGCTGAAGAGTTCTCAAGCCGCGCCCTGCCGTTCATATACAGGATACATGATGAGCCCTCGGAGGATTCCATCGCGGACTTCAAGGACTTCGCGGGGAGCTTCGGGCTGCGCTTCGAGTACGACGGCCCGAAGTCCTTCCAGTCGGTGTTAAAGAAGGCCGAGGGCAGGCCAGAGGAGAAGCTCATAAACCACGTGCTCCTGCGTTCGATGAGGCAGGCGGTCTACTCTGAAGAAAACGTTGGGCACTTCGGGTTGGCCTTCGAGGACTATACGCATTTCACCTCGCCCATCAGAAGATACCCCGACCTGGTAGTGCACAGGCTCTTGAAGCTCCTTTTGAAAAAGAGGTATTCACCTGAGGTCCGCGACACGATGGAAGCGGCCCTGCCGGAGGTGGCCTCCCATACCTCTGCCCGCGAAAGGAAGGCGATGGAGGCGGAAAGGGAGATAGCCGACCTCAAGAAGTGCCAGTTCATGAAGGACAAGGTCGGAGAGGTCTACGAAGGGTTAATCTCAGGCGTTACGAGCTTCGGATTTTTCGTGGAGCTTAAGGACTACTTTGTCGAAGGGCTTGTGCACGTCTCCATGCTCTCGGACGATTACTATATATTCGATGAGAAGCGCCATACCCTTACGGGGGAGAGGACGAGAAAGGTCTACAGGCTCGCCGACGAGGTCAGGGTAAAGGTAAACGGCGTGGACCTGGAAAGACGCAGGGTAGATCTCGCCCTCGATGTCAAAGAGCCGGCGAAGGCGAGGAAAAAGGGGCGCAGATGA
- a CDS encoding delta-aminolevulinic acid dehydratase: MNFPIYRPRRLRKTETLRRMVRQTTLSPDDFIFPLFVTYGKGVKKEIKSMPGHYQISVDNLKKEAKGIKALGIPSVILFGIPEHKDEEGTSAFNQHGPVQEAIKAIKSAAPELSVITDVCMCEYTSHGHCGIIRNKDVDNDATLDLLCKEAISHAQAGADMVAPSDMMDGRVGAIRDALDENGFSNTPVMAYSAKYASAFYGPFRDAAESTPKFGDRRSYQMDPGNSDEALRETALDIEEGADIVMVKPALPYLDIIRRIKDEFGYPVAAYNVSGEYSMIKAAAERGWLDGDRAMMESLTSIKRAGADMILTYFAKDAAKLLQK, from the coding sequence ATGAACTTCCCCATCTACCGTCCGAGAAGATTAAGGAAGACCGAGACCTTAAGGAGGATGGTCAGGCAGACCACCCTCAGCCCCGATGACTTCATATTCCCGCTTTTCGTGACATACGGCAAGGGGGTCAAAAAAGAGATAAAGTCCATGCCCGGCCACTACCAGATATCGGTAGATAACCTCAAAAAAGAGGCGAAGGGGATAAAGGCCCTCGGCATCCCGTCTGTGATACTCTTCGGCATCCCTGAGCACAAGGACGAGGAAGGCACCAGCGCCTTCAACCAGCACGGCCCGGTCCAGGAGGCTATAAAGGCCATAAAGTCCGCCGCCCCGGAACTCTCAGTCATAACCGACGTATGCATGTGCGAGTACACTTCGCACGGCCATTGTGGTATCATACGGAATAAAGACGTAGATAACGACGCCACCCTCGATCTCCTCTGCAAGGAGGCCATATCCCACGCGCAAGCGGGCGCGGACATGGTCGCCCCTTCTGACATGATGGACGGCAGGGTAGGCGCCATAAGGGACGCCCTCGACGAGAACGGCTTCTCCAACACCCCGGTCATGGCCTACTCGGCAAAGTACGCGAGCGCCTTTTACGGCCCTTTCAGGGACGCGGCGGAATCAACGCCCAAGTTCGGGGACAGGCGCAGCTACCAGATGGACCCCGGCAACTCGGACGAAGCCTTGCGCGAAACAGCGCTCGACATAGAGGAAGGGGCGGACATAGTGATGGTAAAGCCGGCGCTTCCCTACCTCGACATCATAAGAAGGATAAAGGACGAGTTCGGGTACCCGGTTGCCGCCTATAACGTAAGCGGCGAGTACTCGATGATAAAGGCGGCGGCAGAGCGCGGCTGGCTCGATGGCGACAGGGCCATGATGGAGTCGCTCACGTCGATAAAGAGAGCCGGGGCCGACATGATACTCACCTACTTCGCGAAGGACGCGGCAAAGCTTCTTCAGAAGTAA
- a CDS encoding heme b synthase yields MKGHGHGHGHPGGPGGVDKSGGRKWLPKLIAWELTRSCNLDCIHCRAAARFGPYPNELTTEECFNLLEDVASFSNPIMIMTGGEPMLRDDIWDIAKHGTKLGLRMVMAPCGFLVTEETVRKMIDSGIQRVSFSIDGATAESHDNFRRVQGAFASVMTAIESVKKVGLPFQVNTTITKHNLHELPRILELVISLGAVAHHPFLLVPTGRGAALKDQEITPEEYEKSLSWFHEMRDKVPLQFKPTCAPHYYRIFRQKEREKGITVTPETHGLDAMSKGCMGGQSFAFVSNTGKVQICGFLDVECGDIRKEPFHTIWDTSKVFQQMRSWDDYNGRCGYCEFRKVCGGCRARAFAFTGDYMDEEPFCTYQPTDAAKKARDEKKATEAGQVKVHR; encoded by the coding sequence ATGAAGGGGCACGGTCACGGACATGGACACCCCGGCGGACCGGGAGGGGTAGACAAGAGCGGCGGGAGGAAGTGGCTCCCCAAGCTCATCGCGTGGGAGCTTACAAGGTCCTGCAACCTCGACTGCATACACTGCAGGGCGGCGGCCAGGTTCGGCCCATACCCCAACGAGCTCACGACCGAGGAGTGCTTCAACCTCCTTGAAGACGTGGCCTCCTTCTCAAACCCGATAATGATAATGACCGGCGGCGAGCCGATGCTCCGTGACGATATCTGGGATATCGCGAAGCACGGCACCAAATTGGGGCTCAGGATGGTCATGGCGCCCTGCGGCTTCCTCGTAACAGAGGAGACCGTCAGGAAGATGATAGATTCAGGCATACAGCGCGTGAGCTTCTCGATAGACGGGGCCACCGCGGAAAGCCACGACAACTTCAGGCGCGTCCAGGGCGCCTTCGCCAGCGTCATGACCGCTATCGAAAGCGTAAAGAAGGTCGGCCTCCCGTTCCAGGTCAACACCACCATAACAAAGCATAACCTCCACGAACTTCCCAGGATACTCGAGCTTGTGATATCGCTCGGCGCTGTGGCCCACCATCCGTTCCTCCTTGTGCCGACCGGAAGGGGCGCGGCCTTGAAGGACCAGGAGATAACGCCTGAGGAGTACGAAAAATCGCTCTCGTGGTTCCACGAGATGAGGGACAAGGTGCCGCTTCAGTTCAAGCCGACCTGCGCCCCCCACTACTACAGGATATTCAGGCAGAAGGAGCGCGAAAAGGGGATAACCGTCACCCCTGAGACCCACGGCCTCGACGCCATGAGCAAGGGGTGCATGGGCGGGCAGTCCTTCGCCTTCGTCTCTAACACAGGGAAGGTGCAGATATGCGGCTTCCTTGACGTGGAGTGCGGGGACATAAGGAAAGAGCCCTTCCACACCATATGGGACACCTCCAAGGTCTTCCAGCAGATGAGAAGCTGGGACGACTATAACGGCAGATGCGGCTACTGCGAGTTCAGGAAGGTCTGCGGCGGGTGCAGGGCAAGGGCCTTCGCCTTCACCGGCGACTACATGGACGAAGAGCCGTTCTGCACCTATCAGCCGACCGATGCCGCTAAAAAGGCGAGGGACGAGAAAAAGGCGACTGAGGCGGGACAGGTAAAGGTCCACAGGTAA
- a CDS encoding DUF4177 domain-containing protein, which produces MLKYKVIELSTVTDETIEKTLNSATPEGWRIENIHFTMRDASKRPSMAFLLFTRDEPEDG; this is translated from the coding sequence ATGCTTAAGTACAAGGTAATAGAGCTCTCTACCGTAACGGACGAGACTATCGAAAAGACGCTAAACTCGGCTACACCAGAGGGATGGCGGATCGAGAACATCCATTTCACCATGAGGGACGCCTCAAAACGCCCCTCCATGGCCTTCCTGCTCTTCACGCGCGACGAGCCGGAGGATGGCTAA
- a CDS encoding shikimate dehydrogenase translates to MRINGKTLVAGIFGDPITHTLSPAMHNAAFKAVGLNAVFVPFHVKAGQDKELKAAVEGIRAMNLLGVNITIPHKEKVMKYLDEIDPFAMDLGAVNTVVNRGGRLVGYNTDGAGYLLSLRDETGFRPARKKIIIIGAGGAARSILYSMLGMKPSTVVLVNRTVKRADSLAKAFAQKFSLTDIKAVVLQRAALIEHFAYADLVVNTTSMGMMGKGALDLPLEALPPKAIVSDIVYRPLRTDLLKGAERRGLKTHEGLGMLVRQGAIGFELWTGKKAPVAVMEEAAKKALRQR, encoded by the coding sequence ATGAGGATAAATGGAAAGACACTTGTAGCGGGCATCTTCGGGGACCCGATAACGCATACGCTCTCCCCGGCCATGCACAACGCCGCCTTCAAGGCCGTGGGCCTTAACGCGGTCTTTGTCCCCTTCCATGTGAAGGCAGGGCAGGACAAAGAGCTCAAGGCAGCGGTAGAGGGGATAAGGGCCATGAACCTCCTTGGGGTGAACATAACCATCCCCCACAAGGAGAAGGTCATGAAGTACCTTGATGAGATAGACCCCTTCGCGATGGACCTTGGCGCGGTCAACACGGTCGTGAACAGGGGCGGCAGGCTCGTCGGTTATAATACGGACGGGGCCGGGTATCTCCTTAGCCTTAGAGACGAGACAGGCTTCAGGCCTGCCAGAAAAAAGATTATCATAATAGGCGCCGGCGGGGCGGCAAGGAGCATATTATATTCGATGCTGGGCATGAAGCCGTCGACTGTTGTGCTCGTCAACAGGACCGTAAAGAGGGCGGACTCTCTGGCTAAGGCCTTCGCCCAAAAGTTCTCTCTCACCGATATAAAGGCTGTCGTACTTCAAAGGGCGGCGCTCATCGAGCACTTCGCCTACGCAGACCTCGTCGTCAATACGACCTCCATGGGGATGATGGGCAAGGGCGCTCTCGATCTGCCCCTGGAGGCCCTTCCGCCAAAGGCGATTGTATCGGATATTGTATACAGGCCCCTTCGGACAGACCTTTTGAAAGGGGCGGAGAGAAGGGGCCTTAAGACCCACGAGGGGCTCGGCATGCTCGTCCGCCAGGGGGCGATAGGCTTTGAGTTGTGGACCGGGAAAAAGGCCCCGGTGGCCGTTATGGAGGAGGCCGCGAAGAAGGCGCTCAGGCAAAGATGA